A window from Pan paniscus chromosome 14, NHGRI_mPanPan1-v2.0_pri, whole genome shotgun sequence encodes these proteins:
- the LOC100980413 gene encoding putative methyltransferase-like protein 21E isoform X2, with protein sequence MYYLSSFQEIMKKTSIYHLPSFHYLMDSEAEEDTREAYDDKQVVTEIMARCFIPTLITTTSWESFHFIGHEIRITEAMDCYGAVVWPSALVLCYFLETNAKQYNMVDKNVIEIGAGTGLVSIVASLLGAHVTATDLPELLGNLQYNISRNTKMKSKHLPQVKELSWGVALDTNFPRSSNNFDYILAADVVYAHPFLEELLITFDHLCKETTIILWAMKFRLEKENKFVDRFKELFDLEEISSFPSLNIKLYKAVKKNRRSV encoded by the exons atgtattatctATCTAGTTTtcaagaaataatgaagaaaacatcAATATATCACCTACCATCATTTCATTACTTGATGGATTCAGAAGCTGAAGAAG aCACCAGAGAAGCCTATGATGACAAGCAGGTGGTCACAGAGATCATGGCAAGATGTTTTATTCCGACTCTGATAACAACTACTTCCTgggaaagttttcattttattggtCATGAGATTCGAATTACTGAGGCCATGGATTGTTATGGTGCTGTTGTTTGGCCATCG GCCCTTGTTCTATGCTATTTCCTGGAAACAAATGCAAAGCAGTATAATATGGTTGACAAAAACGTGATTGAAATTGGAGCTGGAACAGGGCTAGTCTCCATTGTGGCAAGTTTACTTG GTGCTCACGTGACGGCCACAGATTTACCCGAATTACTTGGAAACCTGCAATATAATATTTCCCGAAACaccaaaatgaaaagcaagcatTTGCCTCAGGTTAAAGAACTCTCCTGGGGAGTAGCTTTAGATACAAACTTCCCCAGGTCTTCTAATAATTTTGACTATATTTTGGCAGCGGACGTGGTCTACGCTCATCCTTTCTTGGAAGAGCTCCTCATTACCTTTGACCATCTGTGCAAAGAAACCACCATCATCCTGTGGGCCATGAAATTCAGGttggagaaggaaaataaattcgTAGATAGATTTAAGGAGTTGTTTGACCTGGAGGAAATTTCCAGTTTCCCTAGCCTGAATATTAAGTTGTATAAAGCTGTGAAGAAAAACCGGAGGAGCGTATGA
- the LOC100980413 gene encoding putative methyltransferase-like protein 21E isoform X1, giving the protein MEILAYIESHFQIVYLIISHLKSLNIQKLLRLSRNAVFPSSSFLFSWIYLYNHYLFLCLSDTREAYDDKQVVTEIMARCFIPTLITTTSWESFHFIGHEIRITEAMDCYGAVVWPSALVLCYFLETNAKQYNMVDKNVIEIGAGTGLVSIVASLLGAHVTATDLPELLGNLQYNISRNTKMKSKHLPQVKELSWGVALDTNFPRSSNNFDYILAADVVYAHPFLEELLITFDHLCKETTIILWAMKFRLEKENKFVDRFKELFDLEEISSFPSLNIKLYKAVKKNRRSV; this is encoded by the exons ATGGAAATATTAGCTTACATTGAGAGTCATTTTCAAATAGTTTACCTTATTATTTCTCACCTAAAGTCACTGAATATTCAAAAGCTCCTTAGACTAAGCAGAAATGCTGTATTTCCATcaagttcttttctcttttcatggATTTACTTATACAACCATTacctttttctttgcctttcagaCACCAGAGAAGCCTATGATGACAAGCAGGTGGTCACAGAGATCATGGCAAGATGTTTTATTCCGACTCTGATAACAACTACTTCCTgggaaagttttcattttattggtCATGAGATTCGAATTACTGAGGCCATGGATTGTTATGGTGCTGTTGTTTGGCCATCG GCCCTTGTTCTATGCTATTTCCTGGAAACAAATGCAAAGCAGTATAATATGGTTGACAAAAACGTGATTGAAATTGGAGCTGGAACAGGGCTAGTCTCCATTGTGGCAAGTTTACTTG GTGCTCACGTGACGGCCACAGATTTACCCGAATTACTTGGAAACCTGCAATATAATATTTCCCGAAACaccaaaatgaaaagcaagcatTTGCCTCAGGTTAAAGAACTCTCCTGGGGAGTAGCTTTAGATACAAACTTCCCCAGGTCTTCTAATAATTTTGACTATATTTTGGCAGCGGACGTGGTCTACGCTCATCCTTTCTTGGAAGAGCTCCTCATTACCTTTGACCATCTGTGCAAAGAAACCACCATCATCCTGTGGGCCATGAAATTCAGGttggagaaggaaaataaattcgTAGATAGATTTAAGGAGTTGTTTGACCTGGAGGAAATTTCCAGTTTCCCTAGCCTGAATATTAAGTTGTATAAAGCTGTGAAGAAAAACCGGAGGAGCGTATGA